One Lutra lutra chromosome 18, mLutLut1.2, whole genome shotgun sequence genomic window carries:
- the CLDN15 gene encoding claudin-15 isoform X3 — protein sequence MSLAVETFGFFMGALGLLMLGVTLSHSSWRVSTVHGNVITTNTIFENLWFSCATDSMGVYNCREFPSLLALSGYIQACRALMITAIFLGFLGLFLGIVGLRCINIGSMELSRKAKLAATAGALHILAGLCGMVAISWYAFNITQEFFDPLYPGTKYELGPALYLGWSASLLAILGGFCLGSGCCRAPDADRAPRLPYKASAVRSPVLTDGLCPAASDEGDSTFGKYGKNAYV from the exons ATGTCGCTGGCCGTGGAGACCTTCGGCTTCTTCATGGGAGCCCTGGGGCTGCTGATGCTGGGGGTGACCCTGTCACACAGCTCCTGGCGCGTGTCCACCGTGCACGGGAACGTCATCACCACCAACACCATCTTCGAGAACCTCTGGTTCAGCTGTGCCACCGACTCCATGGGAGTCTACAACTGCCGGGAGTTTCCGTCCTTGCTGGCCCTCTCCG GGTACATCCAGGCCTGCCGGGCGCTCATGATCACCGCCATCTTCCTGGGCTTCCTGGGCCTCTTCCTAGGCATAGTGGGGCTGCGCTGCATAAACATTGGGAGTATGGAGCTCTCCAGGAAGGCCAAGCTGGCGGCCACTGCAGGGGCCCTGCACATACTGGCTG gtCTCTGTGGGATGGTGGCCATCTCCTGGTATGCCTTCAACATCACCCAGGAATTCTTTGACCCCTTGTATCCTGGGACCAA GTACGAGCTGGGCCCCGCCCTCTACCTGGGCTGGAGCGCCTCCCTGCTCGCCATCCTGGGGGGCTTCTGCCTCGGCTCCGGCTGCTGCCGCGCTCCTGATGCGGACCGGgcccccag GCTCCCCTACAAGGCCTCCGCAGTGCGGTCCCCCGTCCTCACTGACGGCCTGTGCCCCGCGGCCTCGGACGAAGGGGACAGCACCTTTGGCAAATACGGGAAGAACGCCTACGTGTAG
- the CLDN15 gene encoding claudin-15 isoform X2, whose translation MSLAVETFGFFMGALGLLMLGVTLSHSSWRVSTVHGNVITTNTIFENLWFSCATDSMGVYNCREFPSLLALSGIVGLRCINIGSMELSRKAKLAATAGALHILAGLGLERGPLLPPQVSVGWWPSPGMPSTSPRNSLTPCILGPSTSWAPPSTWAGAPPCSPSWGASASAPAAAALLMRTGPPGSPTRPPQCGPPSSLTACAPRPRTKGTAPLANTGRTPTCRTQMDPIPLPMPQRRKAP comes from the exons ATGTCGCTGGCCGTGGAGACCTTCGGCTTCTTCATGGGAGCCCTGGGGCTGCTGATGCTGGGGGTGACCCTGTCACACAGCTCCTGGCGCGTGTCCACCGTGCACGGGAACGTCATCACCACCAACACCATCTTCGAGAACCTCTGGTTCAGCTGTGCCACCGACTCCATGGGAGTCTACAACTGCCGGGAGTTTCCGTCCTTGCTGGCCCTCTCCG GCATAGTGGGGCTGCGCTGCATAAACATTGGGAGTATGGAGCTCTCCAGGAAGGCCAAGCTGGCGGCCACTGCAGGGGCCCTGCACATACTGGCTG gTCTGGGGCTCGAGCGtggtcctcttctccctccccaggtCTCTGTGGGATGGTGGCCATCTCCTGGTATGCCTTCAACATCACCCAGGAATTCTTTGACCCCTTGTATCCTGGGACCAA GTACGAGCTGGGCCCCGCCCTCTACCTGGGCTGGAGCGCCTCCCTGCTCGCCATCCTGGGGGGCTTCTGCCTCGGCTCCGGCTGCTGCCGCGCTCCTGATGCGGACCGGgcccccag GCTCCCCTACAAGGCCTCCGCAGTGCGGTCCCCCGTCCTCACTGACGGCCTGTGCCCCGCGGCCTCGGACGAAGGGGACAGCACCTTTGGCAAATACGGGAAGAACGCCTACGTGTAGGACGCAAATGGACCCCATTCCCCTCCCAATGCCCCAGCGGAGAAAGGCCCCCTGA
- the ZNHIT1 gene encoding zinc finger HIT domain-containing protein 1 isoform X1: MVEKKTSVRSQDPGQRRVLDRAARQRRINRQLEALENDNFQDDPHAGLPQLGKRLPQFDDDADTGKKKKKTRGDHFKLRFRKNFQALLEEQQNLSVAEGPNYLTACAGPPSRPQRPFCAVCGFPSPYTCVSCGARYCTVRCLGTHQETRCLKWTV; this comes from the exons ttcgctcccaggaccctggacagcGGCGGGTCCTAGACCGGGCGGCCCGCCAGCGCCGCATCAACAGGCAGCTCGAGGCCTTGGAGAATGACAACTTCCAGGACGACCCCCACGCAGGACTCCCCCAGCTTGGCAAGAGGCTGCCTCAGTTCGATGATGACGCAGATACTG gaaagaaaaagaagaaaacccgaGGGGATCATTTTAAACTTCGCTTCCGAAAGAATTTTCAGGCCTTGCTGGAGGAGCAG CAGAACCTGAGTGTGGCCGAGGGCCCCAACTACCTGACAGCCTGTGCGGGACCCCCGTCCCGGCCCCAGCGCCCCTTCTGTGCGGTCTGcggcttcccctccccctacacGTGTGTCAGCTGCGGCGCCCGCTACTGTACCGTGCGCTGTCTGGGCACCCACCAGGAGACCAG GTGCCTGAAGTGGACTGTGTGA
- the CLDN15 gene encoding claudin-15 isoform X1 — MSLAVETFGFFMGALGLLMLGVTLSHSSWRVSTVHGNVITTNTIFENLWFSCATDSMGVYNCREFPSLLALSGYIQACRALMITAIFLGFLGLFLGIVGLRCINIGSMELSRKAKLAATAGALHILAGLGLERGPLLPPQVSVGWWPSPGMPSTSPRNSLTPCILGPSTSWAPPSTWAGAPPCSPSWGASASAPAAAALLMRTGPPGSPTRPPQCGPPSSLTACAPRPRTKGTAPLANTGRTPTCRTQMDPIPLPMPQRRKAP; from the exons ATGTCGCTGGCCGTGGAGACCTTCGGCTTCTTCATGGGAGCCCTGGGGCTGCTGATGCTGGGGGTGACCCTGTCACACAGCTCCTGGCGCGTGTCCACCGTGCACGGGAACGTCATCACCACCAACACCATCTTCGAGAACCTCTGGTTCAGCTGTGCCACCGACTCCATGGGAGTCTACAACTGCCGGGAGTTTCCGTCCTTGCTGGCCCTCTCCG GGTACATCCAGGCCTGCCGGGCGCTCATGATCACCGCCATCTTCCTGGGCTTCCTGGGCCTCTTCCTAGGCATAGTGGGGCTGCGCTGCATAAACATTGGGAGTATGGAGCTCTCCAGGAAGGCCAAGCTGGCGGCCACTGCAGGGGCCCTGCACATACTGGCTG gTCTGGGGCTCGAGCGtggtcctcttctccctccccaggtCTCTGTGGGATGGTGGCCATCTCCTGGTATGCCTTCAACATCACCCAGGAATTCTTTGACCCCTTGTATCCTGGGACCAA GTACGAGCTGGGCCCCGCCCTCTACCTGGGCTGGAGCGCCTCCCTGCTCGCCATCCTGGGGGGCTTCTGCCTCGGCTCCGGCTGCTGCCGCGCTCCTGATGCGGACCGGgcccccag GCTCCCCTACAAGGCCTCCGCAGTGCGGTCCCCCGTCCTCACTGACGGCCTGTGCCCCGCGGCCTCGGACGAAGGGGACAGCACCTTTGGCAAATACGGGAAGAACGCCTACGTGTAGGACGCAAATGGACCCCATTCCCCTCCCAATGCCCCAGCGGAGAAAGGCCCCCTGA
- the ZNHIT1 gene encoding zinc finger HIT domain-containing protein 1 isoform X2 yields the protein MVEKKTSVRSQDPGQRRVLDRAARQRRINRQLEALENDNFQDDPHAGLPQLGKRLPQFDDDADTGKKKKKTRGDHFKLRFRKNFQALLEEQNLSVAEGPNYLTACAGPPSRPQRPFCAVCGFPSPYTCVSCGARYCTVRCLGTHQETRCLKWTV from the exons ttcgctcccaggaccctggacagcGGCGGGTCCTAGACCGGGCGGCCCGCCAGCGCCGCATCAACAGGCAGCTCGAGGCCTTGGAGAATGACAACTTCCAGGACGACCCCCACGCAGGACTCCCCCAGCTTGGCAAGAGGCTGCCTCAGTTCGATGATGACGCAGATACTG gaaagaaaaagaagaaaacccgaGGGGATCATTTTAAACTTCGCTTCCGAAAGAATTTTCAGGCCTTGCTGGAGGAGCAG AACCTGAGTGTGGCCGAGGGCCCCAACTACCTGACAGCCTGTGCGGGACCCCCGTCCCGGCCCCAGCGCCCCTTCTGTGCGGTCTGcggcttcccctccccctacacGTGTGTCAGCTGCGGCGCCCGCTACTGTACCGTGCGCTGTCTGGGCACCCACCAGGAGACCAG GTGCCTGAAGTGGACTGTGTGA
- the CLDN15 gene encoding claudin-15 isoform X4: MSLAVETFGFFMGALGLLMLGVTLSHSSWRVSTVHGNVITTNTIFENLWFSCATDSMGVYNCREFPSLLALSGIVGLRCINIGSMELSRKAKLAATAGALHILAGLCGMVAISWYAFNITQEFFDPLYPGTKYELGPALYLGWSASLLAILGGFCLGSGCCRAPDADRAPRLPYKASAVRSPVLTDGLCPAASDEGDSTFGKYGKNAYV, from the exons ATGTCGCTGGCCGTGGAGACCTTCGGCTTCTTCATGGGAGCCCTGGGGCTGCTGATGCTGGGGGTGACCCTGTCACACAGCTCCTGGCGCGTGTCCACCGTGCACGGGAACGTCATCACCACCAACACCATCTTCGAGAACCTCTGGTTCAGCTGTGCCACCGACTCCATGGGAGTCTACAACTGCCGGGAGTTTCCGTCCTTGCTGGCCCTCTCCG GCATAGTGGGGCTGCGCTGCATAAACATTGGGAGTATGGAGCTCTCCAGGAAGGCCAAGCTGGCGGCCACTGCAGGGGCCCTGCACATACTGGCTG gtCTCTGTGGGATGGTGGCCATCTCCTGGTATGCCTTCAACATCACCCAGGAATTCTTTGACCCCTTGTATCCTGGGACCAA GTACGAGCTGGGCCCCGCCCTCTACCTGGGCTGGAGCGCCTCCCTGCTCGCCATCCTGGGGGGCTTCTGCCTCGGCTCCGGCTGCTGCCGCGCTCCTGATGCGGACCGGgcccccag GCTCCCCTACAAGGCCTCCGCAGTGCGGTCCCCCGTCCTCACTGACGGCCTGTGCCCCGCGGCCTCGGACGAAGGGGACAGCACCTTTGGCAAATACGGGAAGAACGCCTACGTGTAG